A genomic region of Aspergillus oryzae RIB40 DNA, chromosome 1 contains the following coding sequences:
- a CDS encoding uncharacterized protein (predicted protein), translating into MNVGACDNSSLAFLLSRRGRESLFQYRESGDPAHLDESIDFARQALHASLPAERATYLNSLGCRLRERFEALGKIQDISEAIQVTEDASLAIHDPTEQMLVLTNLATYLGDRFESREDMGDLERAIMAGQDALRISSSDQGSQAICLTTLSILHGYRFSKLGALDDLETATRMGEQAVELISPNHPDRAMYLNDLSACYERRFERLGDPTDIDKAINCSSEAVGLSRDDFDRGLHLKNLSNALGSRFLIKGDAQDLSDAITYVSEAIQCTPENHQRYPFLLHDLSFHLEDRFRRYNNITDLEKAISLEEDAISRVDPEDPRLLMLWDELAVLLSLRCDLNDDIGLLDRAIELAEKALDSTTDDNRDRAQYLAHMAAFRASRFERTGSLNDLEQSILLGRQAVDIIPNDDPHRVDLLLDLSDYLHNRYIRLGSPEDNRQAVEIIQTAMQSQTKYASLRPSQLCTLSHRFQDRYGSTKEKADIDQSIQLAQEALNRVPLDHPQRAYCLHSLSSALEKRFLVLGTMSDLEKSIEYSKKALESTSPDRSDRIDYLYALSIKLTSRYELLGGLIDLEEAIHLMQSCIESEPPNYLNRVSHLKTLSDQLGYLFERNMHTGTLDRAIDTATEAMKLIPKDDMMGSSILNSLHLLFISRFKTTNNLSDLKSAIEAQREAIKRDSHYRGDRSILIHNLSVGLALYQHTGEPTDPTEAIKLSWEAVETASEYHPNRAMYLNTCGTFLKENYELTRQIIPGDKKPKDLFLEAFRHESSPPLDRIKAGENAFDCYISNGEWTQANSVARDVVKLFPLLVPRWLSQDDQQHLLKNISHFTSRAASAVLQANGPPLDALKILETGRGVIARCSIGLKTDISKLEKSHPSLHDEYTMLRRQLSLPSFSTFSSAAEPSQPTLICRRRKAPGLLPPHITTTGPERAEILRRIEHLEEKIRTFPGFEDFNQAPSHASYAEFAMFGPVVVFNVTEQRSDAIIVAENDVYGLHLEQLRFQDLKANVARVIGYKRLSKGVPTTRPQRNRELQDILHWLWATAVHPVLTRIGLYSDKPRSVLPRVWWVASGYMGLLPLHAAGDATRRTMDYVISSYIPTFQVLRFCRERRRMSFREHEPKMLLVSAPEKLDRQTLKTNVELESVREGLQGHQVSYTMLDRPSRDDVFRELPEHHLLHFSCHGYSNATDPSKSALELACTAEDGATSQLTVRDLSLIGHEKAQIAYLSACSTAENSSDELLDEVIHIASAFQLIGFPHVVGTLWEVSDRAAVEVSRLFYEQLGRQMCNGDESNIACCLHEALQTYRKSRKVSRTNDVLSWAPFIYMGA; encoded by the coding sequence ATGAACGTCGGCGCATGCGACAACTCCTCGTTGGCCTTCCTCTTGTCcaggcgaggaagagaatcACTATTTCAATACCGTGAAAGCGGGGATCCAGCCCATCTCGACGAGTCGATCGACTTTGCGCGTCAGGCTTTGCACGCCTCACTTCCAGCTGAACGCGCAACCTACCTCAACAGTCTAGGATGTCGCCTTCGTGAAAGATTCGAAGCCCTGGGTAAAATCCAGGACATTTCGGAGGCCATCCAGGTAACCGAAGATGCATCCCTGGCAATACACGACCCCACGGAGCAAATGTTGGTTTTGACCAACCTGGCTACTTACTTGGGTGACCGGTTTGAAAGCAGGGAAGACATGGGGGATTTGGAACGAGCCATAATGGCTGGCCAGGACGCACTTCGTATAAGCAGCTCGGATCAAGGGTCGCAAGCGATCTGCCTGACCACGTTGAGCATCCTTCACGGCTACCGTTTCTCCAAACTCGGGGCCTTGGACGATTTGGAGACCGCAACGCGCATGGGTGAACAGGCGGTAGAACTCATATCCCCAAATCACCCTGACAGGGCTATGTACCTAAACGACCTATCGGCCTGCTACGAGCGCCGATTTGAGAGACTAGGAGATCCCACCGATATTGACAAAGCTATCAACTGCTCAAGCGAAGCGGTTGGTTTGAGTCGCGATGATTTTGACCGCGGCCTTCACCTCAAGAACCTCAGCAACGCACTCGGAAGTCGATTCTTGATTAAAGGGGACGCGCAGGATCTCTCTGATGCGATTACCTATGTAAGCGAGGCAATACAGTGCACCCCAGAAAACCACCAGAGATACCCGTTCTTGCTCCATGATCTCAGCTTTCATCTGGAAGACCGGTTCCGGCGCTATAACAACATTACCGACCTCGAGAAGGCAATCAgtcttgaagaagatgctatTTCCAGAGTCGATCCAGAGGACCCTAGATTGCTCATGCTCTGGGATGAGCTTGCCGTACTCTTATCCCTGCGGTGTGATCTCAACGATGATATCGGTCTGTTGGATAGAGCGATAGAATTGGCAGAAAAAGCACTGGACTCTACAACCGATGACAACCGAGACCGAGCGCAGTATTTGGCTCATATGGCCGCTTTCCGGGCCAGCCGTTTTGAGCGTACGGGAAGCTTAAATGACCTGGAACAATCTATCCTTCTGGGAAGACAGGCTGTTGACATTATTCCAAACGATGACCCGCACAGGGTTGATCTTCTATTGGATCTGAGCGATTATCTTCACAACAGGTACATCAGGTTAGGATCACCAGAAGATAACAGACAGGCGGTTGAAATCATACAAACAGCAATGCAGTCCCAAACAAAGTATGCCTCGCTTCGACCAAGTCAACTGTGCACTCTCAGTCACCGTTTCCAAGACCGATATGGAAGTACAAAGGAGAAAGCTGATATCGATCAATCTATTCAACTTGCTCAGGAAGCGCTCAATCGTGTTCCTCTGGACCACCCTCAGCGCGCGTACTGCCTTCATTCCCTGAGCAGCGCTCTAGAAAAGCGATTTCTAGTTCTTGGGACCATGTCCGATCTGGAAAAGTCTATCGAGTACAGCAAAAAAGCTCTCGAATCTACCTCACCTGATCGCTCTGATAGAATCGATTACTTATATGCGTTAAGCATTAAGTTGACATCTCGATACGAACTGCTCGGTGGCCTAATCGATCTAGAAGAAGCCATCCACTTGATGCAGAGCTGCATAGAAAGTGAGCCACCGAACTATTTGAACCGTGTTTCCCATCTGAAAACCCTAAGTGACCAACTTGGGTATCTGTTCGAAAGGAACATGCATACGGGGACGTTAGATCGGGCGATTGATACAGCAACTGAAGCAATGAAGCTTATCCCCAAGGACGACATGATGGGATCCAGCATTCTGAATAGCCTTCATCTGCTTTTCATATCGCGGTTTAAGACAACAAATAACCTATCCGACCTGAAATCAGCCATCGAGGCCCAGCGTGAGGCCATAAAACGCGATTCCCATTACCGCGGAGATCGTTCCATTTTGATCCACAATCTCAGCGTGGGCTTGGCTCTTTACCAGCACACTGGTGAACCAACAGATCCAACGGAAGCGATCAAGCTAAGCTGGGAAGCAGTCGAGACAGCATCCGAGTATCACCCCAATCGCGCCATGTATCTCAACACGTGTGGCACGTTCCTGAAGGAGAACTACGAACTCACCAGGCAGATAATTCCTGGGGATAAAAAGCCGAAGGATTTGTTCCTTGAGGCCTTCCGCCATGAGAGCTCTCCTCCGCTAGATCGTATCAAAGCTGGGGAAAATGCCTTTGACTGCTATATTTCCAATGGAGAGTGGACTCAGGCAAATTCGGTGGCGAGAGATGTTGTGAAGCTCTTCCCCTTGTTGGTTCCGCGGTGGTTAAGTCAAGATGACCAGCAACATCTACTTAAAAACATATCGCACTTCACATCTCGTGCAGCATCTGCCGTGCTACAGGCAAATGGACCTCCCCTTGACGCTCTCAAGATATTGGAGACCGGGAGGGGGGTGATAGCCCGCTGCAGTATCGGTTTGAAGACCGACATCTCCAAACTTGAGAAATCGCATCCCTCATTGCACGATGAGTATACTATGCTCCGTCGGCaactttcccttccctctttctcaacaTTCTCAAGTGCAGCGGAACCTTCCCAGCCAACATTGATATGCCGACGACGGAAAGCTCCAGGATTACTCCCACCCCATATCACTACCACCGGACCCGAAAGGGCTGAAATTTTGCGAAGAATTGAGCATTTGGAGGAAAAGATCCGTACATTTCCGGGATTTGAGGACTTCAACCAGGCTCCTTCACACGCGTCCTACGCTGAGTTTGCCATGTTTGGCCCAGTAGTAGTCTTCAACGTCACAGAGCAGCGGAGTGATGCGATAATTGTCGCCGAAAATGATGTATACGGTCTGCATCTGGAGCAGCTTCGATTTCAAGACCTCAAAGCCAATGTCGCGAGAGTGATAGGATATAAACGACTGTCGAAGGGGGTTCCAACCACGAGACCGCAGCGCAACCGGGAGCTTCAAGACATACTGCACTGGCTATGGGCGACAGCCGTCCACCCTGTATTAACTCGAATAGGCTTATACAGCGACAAACCGCGATCTGTACTGCCGCGTGTCTGGTGGGTTGCAAGCGGCTACATGGGCCTTCTCCCACTGCACGCAGCCGGGGATGCAACTCGCAGGACGATGGACTACGTCATTTCCAGTTATATTCCCACGTTTCAGGTGCTCCGATTTTGCCGGGAAAGACGTCGCATGTCATTCCGCGAGCATGAGCCGAAGATGCTCCTTGTGTCTGCGCCAGAAAAGCTCGATCGACAAACGTTGAAGACAAACGTCGAGCTCGAATCCGTCAGAGAAGGCCTTCAGGGTCATCAAGTGTCCTACACGATGCTTGATAGGCCCTCGCGCGATGACGTATTCCGAGAGCTCCCCGAGCACCATCTGCTCCATTTCTCATGCCATGGCTACTCAAACGCTACTGATCCATCGAAGAGCGCTTTGGAGCTTGCTTGCACAGCTGAAGATGGAGCAACCTCGCAGCTCACAGTAAGGGATCTGTCACTCATTGGTCACGAAAAAGCTCAGATTGCGTATCTCTCTGCGTGCTCGACAGCCGAGAACTCGTCCGACGAACTCCTAGACGAGGTCATACATATCGCCAGTGCTTTTCAGCTCATTGGGTTCCCTCATGTCGTCGGGACACTCTGGGAGGTCAGCGACAGAGCTGCCGTTGAAGTAAGCAGACTCTTTTACGAACAGCTGGGCCGGCAGATGTGTAATGGTGACGAGTCAAACATCGCATGCTGTCTCCACGAAGCTCTCCAGACATACCGGAAAAGCAGGAAAGTTTCAAGAACGAATGATGTCCTTTCATGGGCCCCATTTATCTACATGGGTGCATAA
- a CDS encoding asparagine synthetase domain-containing protein (asparagine synthase) produces the protein MCGIFFSLSASGPVLPNEETCCLLRKRGPDSFQVQQVQRDVNTDQIRSVPILLTFVSTVLSMRGDQVVTQPLVDTTTESVLCWNGDAWKIAGEPIRGNDTQLIFNLLLQAAKPSYNSESSNALDNGTAIQRVVDVISRICGPFSFVFYDAVNAKLYFSRDCLGRRSLLQGIDDTGAFKICSLCDGTSSTHFDEVGTTGVHMIDFTRSVMQDSPTPETGATHFNTDSIQTLPWENVDSPGHLRNPIPPMNRSVPQDVPPQLSIESPCVDELEQRLRTSLALRIQNVRDPPGFTTESNTKVAVLFSGGLDCTILARLSHELLPADESIDLLNVAFENPRVAAAASKEAKTGSVYENCPDRITGRSAFAELQAVCPGRNWRFVAIDIPYVETVAHRDTVKRLMRPHNTEMDLSIACALYFASRGQGSAFDSHEGNAEPQRYTTPARVLLSGLGADELFAGYARHGMAYSRNGFEGLIDEIDLDVSRLGKRNLGRDNRVIAHWGREARFPYLDEDFVSWVVQAPVWEKCGFGLPEPESDDPTKATTGIDPEKRALRLVALKLGMSTVAREKKRAIQFGSRTAKMEKGRVKGTDALS, from the exons ATGTGTggcattttcttttccctaAGCGCCTCTGGGCCCGTACTTCCCAATGAGGAGACATGCTGTTTGTTGCGCAAACGGGGGCCCGATAGCTTCCAAGTTCAACAAGTTCAACGAGATGTCAACACAGATCAAATAAGGTCTGTACCGATTCTCCTTACGTTTGTCTCGACAGTTCTTTCGATGAGAGGTGACCAAGTTGTCACCCAGCCTCTTGTGGACACCACTACTGAATCCGTACTTTGCTGGAATGGCGACGCCTGGAAAATAGCAGGTGAACCCATTCGAGGTAATGATACCCAACTGATATTTAATCTACTACTACAAGCTGCGAAGCCGTCTTACAATTCAGAATCATCCAATGCCCTTGATAATGGAACTGCCATCCAGAGAGTTGTGGATGTTATCAGTAGAATTTGTgggcctttttcttttgtcttctatGACGCTGTCAACGCAAAATTATATTTCAGCAGGGATTGCCTCGGAAGGAGGTCCCTGCTTCAAGGCATTGATGATACTGGGGCTTTTAAAATCTGCAGTCTCTGCGACGGGACGTCATCCACCCACTTCGACGAAGTTGGCACAACTGGTGTGCATATGATTGATTTCACACGCAGTGTCATGCAGGATTCGCCTACACCCGAAACTGGTGCTACTCATTTCAACACTGACAGCATACAAACACTACCATGGGAGAACGTAGATTCTCCTGGTCATCTG AGAAACCCCATTCCTCCCATGAACAGGTCTGTTCCGCAGGACGTCCCTCCTCAGCTGAGCATTGAGTCGCCTTGCGTGGACGAGCTTGAGCAAAGACTTCGTACGTCTCTTGCACTCAGAATTCAAAATGTACGTGATCCCCCGGGTTTCACTACAGAGAGCAACACAAAGGTTGCTGTGCTATTCTCTGGGGGGCTTGACTGTACCATCCTCGCTCGATTATCGCATGAGCTTCTACCGGCCGACGAGTCAATCGACTTGCTCAACGTTGCCTTCGAAAACCCCCGTgtagcagctgcagcgagCAAGGAAGCGAAAACAGGCTCAGTGTATGAAAACTGCCCCGACCGAATCACCGGTCGCTCAGCCTTCGCAGAGCTTCAAGCCGTTTGCCCCGGCCGTAACTGGCGCTTTGTCGCAATCGACATACCTTACGTGGAGACAGTTGCACATCGTGACACAGTGAAACGTCTGATGAGGCCGCACAATACAGAAATGGATCTGTCCATTGCATGTGCACTTTACTTCGCCTCACGGGGACAAGGATCTGCATTCGACAGCCACGAAGGCAATGCCGAACCGCAACGCTATACAACCCCTGCCAGAGTACTCTTATCAGGCCTGGGAGCCGATGAGCTATTCGCAGGATACGCGCGGCATGGGATGGCATACTCACGCAACGGGTTTGAGGGGCTCATCGATGAGATCGACCTGGATGTCAGTCGTCTCGGGAAGCGCAACCTAGGTCGCGACAACCGGGTAATAGCACACTGGGGCCGCGAAGCACGATTTCCATACCTCGACGAAGACTTCGTCTCGTGGGTCGTGCAAGCCCCCGTCTGGGAAAAGTGCGGCTTTGGCCTTCCAGAGCCAGAAAGCGATGATCCTACGAAGGCCACGACCGGCATCGACCCAGAGAAGCGCGCCCTTCGCCTAGTAGCCCTCAAACTAGGGATGTCGACCGTGGcgcgagaaaagaaacgagcCATCCAATTCGGCTCGCGGACAGCAAAGATGGAAAAAGGTAGAGTAAAAGGCACCGACGCCCTCAGCTAA
- a CDS encoding uncharacterized protein (predicted protein), whose protein sequence is MSDVQKPVEETPAPVPAAAPVTEVPAETPATETPATEAPKETPAEDTEATPAAAEEKKDEAPAEQPKEEAKEEVTPASEGVLGHKAPGLVKSLRFSKRFFYFSEDAVEAKQLSAFHQNEKAAVANPIAAWASQTGKGLLFFTKRAEDKNTPTGIFNLADVTDVTKEGSSEFLFKVNGHKHTFQAANATERDSWVAAIDAKAAEAKAEKEAITSSEGYKAELEKLTKPAVVEPVKKAAEKPAEAKEEAKEEAAPAEENKDNKAKSRSQSRKRASIFGTLRGKKEETEEKKEGDKTEEAKPAEAATEPAAEASAATETTEAPAAPAEPTEAKEDKEEKEEEKKEEKKEEKKAETKSKRTSLFGNFFQKVTSPSHEKSEKEATAPAETPAVASTAPQLDNPVEEASVKPIEPETVTAPAEAEAAKDAAPASPAAETPKDKRRTSFFGNFGKKKGDSDNEAEGESKPKGNKLGGLFRKPSKAVKSEPKEPAAETEAKAEGAPKEATVPESAEESKPAEPAATTEEAKPVNVSSTSAPVQAAA, encoded by the exons gcagaggagaagaaggatgaggctCCCGCTGAGCAACCTAAGGAGGAGGCCAAGGAGGAGGTGACTCCCGCATCGGAGGGTGTCCTCGGTCACAAGGCCCCCGGTCTCGTCAA GAGCCTGCGCTTCTCCAAGCGCTTCTTCTACTTCAGCGAGGACGCTGTCGAGGCTAAGCAGCTGTCTGCTTTCCACCAGAATGAGAAGGCCGCTGTTGCCAACCCCATCGCTGCCTGGGCTAGCCAGACCGGCAAGGgtcttctgttcttcacCAAGCGCGCTGAGGACAAGAACACTCCTACTGGAATCTTCAACTTG GCTGATGTCACCGACGTCACCAAGGAGGGCTCCAGCGAATTCCTCTTCAAGGTGAACGGCCACAAGCACACCTTCCAGGCTGCCAATGCCACTGAGCGCGACAGCTGGGTTGCTGCCATTGATGCCAAGGCTGCCGAAgccaaggctgagaaggaggccaTCACCTCCAGCGAGGGCTACAAGGCTGAGCTCGAGAAGCTGA CCAAGCCTGCTGTCGTTGAGCCCGTTAAGAAGGCCGCTGAGAAGCCCGCTGAGGCTAAGgaggaggccaaggaagaggcTGCTCCTGCtgaggagaacaaggacaacaaggccaagagccgCTCCCAGTCCCGCAAGCGCGCCAGCATTTTCGGAACTCTCCGtggcaagaaggaggagactgaggagaagaaggaaggtgaCAAGACCGAAGAGGCCAAGCCTGCTGAGGCTGCTACCGAACCTGCTGCTGAAGCTTCCGCCGCTACCGAGACTACTGAGG CCCCCGCTGCTCCTGCTGAGCCTACTGAGgccaaggaagacaaggaagagaaggaggaggaaaagaaggaggagaagaaggaagagaagaaggctgagaCTAAGTCCAAGCGCACTTCTCTCTTCGGCaacttcttccagaaggtcaCTAGCCCTTCTCACGAGAAGTCTGAGAAGGAGGCCACCGCACCTGCTGAGACCCCCGCTGTTGCCAGCACTGCTCCTCAGCTCGACAACCCTGTCGAGGAGGCTTCCGTGAAGCCCATCGAGCCCGAGACTGTGACCGCCCCtgctgaggctgaggctgctAAGGATGCTGCCCCCGCTTCTCCGGCCGCTGAGACTCCCAAGGACAAGCGCCGCACCTCTTTCTTCGGTAACTTCGGTAAGAAGAAGGGTGACTCCGACAACGAAGCTGAGGGCGAGTCTAAGCCCAAGGGCAACAAGCTTGGTGGTCTTTTCCGCAAGCCCAGCAAGGCCGTGAAGTCTGAGCCCAAGGAGCCCGCCGCCGAGACTGAGGCTAAGGCCGAGGGTGCTCCCAAGGAGGCCACTGTTCCCGAGTCCGCTGAAGAGTCCAAGCCCGCCGAGCCTGCTGCCACCACTGAGGAGGCTAAGCCCGTCAACGTCTCTTCCACCTCTGCTCCCGTCCAGGCCGCCGCATGA
- a CDS encoding guanine nucleotide exchange factor VPS9 (vacuolar assembly/sorting protein VPS9) — translation MSPRLELAGQFFGGQGHFPPRQSSLDQTKAAGEGAQASNVKVGAPSTSPEKQPALSSTSVHRRSLVEEPALTRRSSTSTLPPPPEPEPDQPFDFHRFLEQLRHRTADPVAKFLRSFLNEFGKRQWMVHEQVKIISDFLAFITNKMAMCEVWRDVSDGEFDNAKEGMEKLVMNRLYSQTFSPAIPSPPTIPRSTSRSKRREMERLHGPWRRGQHQEDIERDEVLAQKIRIYSWVREAHLDIPPVGSHGRRFLTLAQQELSKINSYRAPRDKVICILNCCKVIFGLLKNSKSSDTSADSFIPLLIYVVLHANPEHLVSNIQYILRFRNQDKLGGEAGYYLSSLSGAIQFIETLDRTSLTVSDEDFERNVEAAVSAIAQQNRESESIEPKSTQRSQSTPRSSVDVPRGRRETTQSNDEDNAPVAGLLRTIQKPLSTIGRIFSDEPDSPEERRTHSATTSPDAAVRQASAEDAEARRIQRVEHNNMVETLSNMFPNLDRDVIDDVVKMKEGRVGLAVDACLALSAE, via the exons ATGTCACCTCGACTGGAGTTAGCTGGGCAATTCTTTGGTGGACAAGGTCACTTTCCCCCTCGACAATCCAGCCTTGATCAAACAAAAGCAGCAGGCGAGGGCGCCCAGGCTTCAAACGTCAAGGTGGGAGCGCCATCCACTTCTCCCGAGAAACAACCTGCCTTGAGCTCTACAAGCGTGCACAGGAGATCACTTGTAGAAGAGCCAGCGCTAACTCGGCGCTCGTCCACGTCGACTTTACCTCCCCCACCAGAACCAGAGCCTGATCAACCTTTCGACTTTCATCGGTTCCTGGAACAACTGCGACATCGTACTGCTGACCCAGTGGCCAAGTTCCTACGTTCGTTTCTCAATGAGTTTGGGAAACGGCAGTGGATGGTTCATGAGCAAGTTAAGATCATCAGTGATTTTCTAGCTTTCATTACTAATAAGATGGCCATGTGTGAAGTTTGGCGTGACGTCTCGGACGGCGAGTTCGACAATGCTAAAGAAGGGATGGAAAAGCTCGTCATGAACAGACTGTATTCGCAAACATTTTCCCCGGCTATTCCCTCCCCGCCCACCATTCCAAGAAGTACAAGTCGGAGCaaacgaagagaaatggaGAGGCTCCATGGTCCCTGGAGGCGCGGTCAGCACcaggaagatattgagcggGATGAGGTGCTGGCCCAGAAGATCCGTATTTATAGTTGGGTAAGAGAGGCGCATCTTGACATACCACCAGTCGGCTCCCATGGTCGTCGCTTCTTAACTCTCGCCCAACAAG AACTGTCGAAGATTAACAGCTACCGGGCACCCCGCGATAAGGTCATTTGTATCTTGAACTGCTGCAAGGTCATCTTCG GTCTACTGAAGAATTCGAAATCATCTGATACTTCAGCCGACTCATTTATACCCCTTCTAATTTATGTGGTGCTACATGCCAATCCCGAGCATTTGGTCTCTAACATTCAATATATCCTTCGCTTCCGCAATCAAGACAAGCTCGGAGGAGAGGCCGGATACTACTTGTCCTCACTG TCTGGCGCCATCCAGTTTATTGAGACTCTGGACAGGACGAGCTTAACAGTGAGTGACGAAGACTTCGAGCGGAATGTTGAAGCTGCCGTCTCGGCCATCGCCCAACAAAATCGCGAATCGGAGTCGATAGAGCCGAAGTCGACCCAACGATCACAGTCTACACCAAGGTCTTCGGTGGATGTCCCACGGGGCCGGAGAGAGACAACACAATccaacgatgaagacaacgCTCCAGTAGCCGGGCTCCTGCGTACTATCCAGAAGCCGCTTTCTACCATTGGAAGGATTTTCTCTGACGAGCCAGATTCGCCAGAGGAACGACGGACACACTCAGCGACAACCTCACCG GATGCTGCTGTTCGACAGGCTAGTGCAGAGGACGCCGAAGCACGGAGGATACAACGTGTTGAGCACAACAATATGGTGGAGACGTTATCAAACATGTTCCCAAATCTAGACCGCGACgtcattgatgatgttgtcaagatgaaggaggGGAG GGTTGGTCTAGCAGTAGACGCATGTCTTGCTCTTAGTGCTGAGTAA
- the cpcA gene encoding amino acid starvation-responsive transcription factor GCN4 (predicted protein), which produces MSTPNIAQDLPDFFDLQADRFGDDLVPTTEPTMLSPHQMTAGVMAGPDSLADLPSGTISPKDLFMDASAPPSASFTDLSTPSFESPGYFSQDTSPMFATDMELGPGVEEWGSLFPSQDDFSLGLDTTALDIAAALSQPKVKADVTPASPMIRTTSSRATSPSARSVTKPSHVAGVNARQRKPLPPIKFDSQDPVAMKRARNTEAARKSRARKLERQEEMQRRIDELEKSLEEAERREQYWKALAQNKA; this is translated from the exons ATGTCTACTCCTAACATTGCTCAAG ATCTCCCCGATTTCTTCGATCTTCAAGCTGATCGCTTCGGGGACGATTTGGTTCCGACCACGGAGCCCACCATGCTCTCCCCTCATCAGATGACCGCCGGCGTCATGGCAGGTCCCGACTCTCTGGCAGATCTGCCATCTGGCACGATCTCGCCCAAGGATCTGTTCATGGATGCCTCTGCTCCGCCGTCGGCCTCTTTCACTGATTTGAGCACTCCCTCATTCGAGTCCCCAGGGTACTTCAGCCAAGATACTTCCCCCATGTTCGCTACAGACATGGAACTAGGCCCTGGCGTGGAGGAGTGGGgttctctcttcccctcccagGACGATTTCTCCTTGGGTCTCGACACCACTGCCCTTGACATTGCTGCGGCTCTGTCGCAGCCCAAGGTTAAGGCTGATGTCACCCCAGCATCTCCTATGATCCGTACCACGTCATCCCGTGCTACATCTCCCTCCGCTCGCTCAGTCACCAAGCCCTCTCATGTGGCTGGTGTGAACGCGCGCCAAAGGAAGCCTCTGCCTCCGATCAAGTTTGATTCTCAAGACCCAGTGGCCATGAAGCGTGCTCGCAATACCGAGGCGGCTCGGAAGTCTCGCGCCCGTAAGCTTGAGCGCCAGGAGGAGATGCAGCGCCGGATtgatgagttggagaagtcactcgaagaagctgaacgTCGTGAGCAATACTGGAAGGCTCTTGCCCAAAACAAGGCCTAA
- a CDS encoding uncharacterized protein (predicted protein): MSPQIILGHCFFSQEDVQLASLIPNINDIDLDTLESVLPVQTTDYTVRKLEDVTTAIRATNSSKFQAFLSRVASWDSQRSAHANLDLTAQKGRVYTLKKPTQWFRRLCEREEVRRWLQEQIEYENEVHFVIGLYTLFDAAASDDLERSSNHSGTISAPISAIAGLPPSHPANIGVSAGHEGARGTTHRCTAPGEQIFAIRLKKVKYRAWYPHDVNDAHLAKHSHWTMASDNRSAADEHSEMVAVFLDESTDENEEAMVPGFVEFHVLSESLVARPEGQ; the protein is encoded by the exons ATGTCACCACAGATTATTCTAGGGCATTGTTTCTTCTCACAGGAGGACGTTCAGCTTGCCAGCTTGATCCCAAACATCAACGATATCGACCTGGACACGCTAGAAAGCGTGTTACCAGTGCAGACGACGGACTACACAGTTAGGAAGCTTGAGGATGTCACTACCGCTATCAGAGCTACAAATAGTAGCAAGTTtcaagcatttctttcccGAGTTGCTAGCTGGGATTCTCAGCGCTCTGCCCATGCAAACCTTGACTTGACGGCGCAGAAGGGTCGCGTTTATACCTTGAAAAAGCCAACTCAGTGGTTCAGACGTCTTTgtgagagggaggaggtcCGACGATGGTTGCAGGAACAGATTGAATACGAGAATGAGGTACATTTTGTTATCGGGCTCTACACTTTGTTTGACGCCGCTGCGTCTGATGACCTGGAGCGGTCATCAAACCACAGCGGAACGATATCAGCCCCCATCAGCGCTATCGCCGGTTTACCGCCGTCCCACCCTGCAAACATCGGGGTTTCTGCGGGTCACGAAGGGGCTCGGGGTACAACCCATCGTTGCACCGCGCCAGGCGAGCAGATATTTGCAATTCGACTGAAAAAGGTGAAATATCGTGCGTGGTATCCGCATGATGTCAACGATGCGCACCTAGCCAAGCACAGCCACTGGACTATGGCATCCGACAACCGAAGTGCTGCTGATGAGCATTCCGAAATGGTGGCGGTCTTTCTAGACGAGTCTACtgacgagaatgaggaggCGATGGTCCCTGGCTTTGTTGAATTTCATGTTCTCTCTGAATC TCTTGTTGCTCGCCCAGAAGgccaataa